A DNA window from Methanococcus voltae PS contains the following coding sequences:
- the purQ gene encoding phosphoribosylformylglycinamidine synthase I: protein MKVAITKFLGTNCDGDVFHAVELAKGEPEYVWFTEQNLDNFGGAVIPGGFSYGDHLRAGAVSSKTPIIEALRKMVDDGKPVLGICNGAQIGLEANFSKGILTDNNCAHFICKWVYIKVENNETPFTKQYAKGEVLKIPIAHAEGKFYADEETIKEMYEKNMIVFKYCDAEGNVTEEANPNGSIDNIAGVCNEAGNCVLLMPHPERASEIELGSEDGLKMFLSMNE from the coding sequence ATGAAAGTAGCAATCACAAAATTTTTGGGTACAAACTGCGACGGCGATGTATTCCACGCGGTAGAATTGGCAAAAGGAGAACCTGAATACGTATGGTTTACCGAACAAAACTTAGATAACTTTGGCGGAGCAGTAATTCCAGGCGGTTTTTCATACGGTGACCACTTGAGAGCAGGTGCAGTTTCAAGTAAAACCCCAATTATCGAAGCATTAAGGAAAATGGTAGATGATGGTAAGCCAGTTTTAGGTATCTGTAACGGTGCACAGATAGGACTCGAAGCAAACTTCTCAAAAGGAATTCTCACAGATAATAACTGTGCTCACTTCATTTGCAAATGGGTTTACATTAAAGTAGAAAACAACGAAACACCTTTCACAAAACAATATGCAAAAGGAGAAGTTTTAAAAATACCTATAGCACACGCAGAAGGTAAATTTTACGCAGATGAAGAAACTATCAAAGAAATGTACGAAAAGAACATGATAGTATTTAAATACTGTGACGCTGAAGGAAACGTTACAGAGGAAGCAAACCCTAACGGTTCAATTGATAACATCGCAGGTGTATGCAACGAAGCTGGAAACTGTGTTTTATTAATGCCTCACCCGGAAAGAGCAAGCGAAATTGAACTTGGTTCTGAAGACGGTTTAAAAATGTTTTTATCAATGAATGAATAA
- a CDS encoding cation:proton antiporter, protein MDVPILIGYMALLFVFGSFLAKIAKKLGIPDIPVLLTFGLFVGPFLGIVSTIDAQTIFSFIGSAGLIVLLLMGAFEMRWIVLKRVLSTVLRLDTVGLIIYLVISGLLFNIIFGIPNLSPVGYLFGAVTSATDPATLIPIFANSDIDPNIAVTLEAESVFNDPLGIVATSLILTSLGFVSTANPIIEFFTLAIGGLGLGYLGGKIYEYIVRNRNFGEYISPLTMGIAFLIWYVGEEVIPSLTGYGFSGYMAVAIMGLYIGNVVTKNPAKTEELDNLAEFGNHLSVFIRVLIFVFLGASISLTVLKEYALIGSVCALAALFIARPIGVLISTAYPNVNTLKERVYFALEAPRGVVPAAMGAMIYSNIMANPSIIPSTITAYMPAEAIAGSILVTTFVTIFFSVIIEGSWAYRLANKLFNV, encoded by the coding sequence ATGGATGTTCCGATACTAATCGGTTATATGGCCTTATTATTTGTATTTGGGTCATTTTTAGCCAAAATAGCAAAAAAATTGGGAATCCCGGACATACCGGTACTTCTAACTTTCGGGCTTTTTGTAGGTCCATTTTTAGGGATTGTATCAACAATAGATGCTCAAACAATATTCTCATTTATTGGCTCTGCAGGTCTTATTGTATTACTACTAATGGGAGCTTTTGAAATGCGATGGATTGTACTAAAAAGAGTTTTAAGTACAGTTCTAAGGCTTGATACAGTTGGCTTAATCATTTATCTTGTTATATCAGGATTATTGTTTAACATAATATTTGGAATTCCAAATTTAAGCCCAGTGGGTTATTTATTTGGTGCTGTAACCAGTGCTACAGACCCGGCTACTTTGATTCCGATATTTGCAAATTCTGATATTGACCCAAACATTGCTGTTACGTTAGAAGCTGAAAGCGTATTTAACGACCCTTTAGGTATTGTTGCCACTTCATTAATCCTTACGAGTTTAGGATTTGTAAGTACTGCAAATCCGATAATTGAATTTTTTACTCTTGCTATAGGCGGTTTAGGGCTCGGGTACCTTGGCGGAAAGATTTACGAATATATAGTTAGAAATAGGAACTTTGGAGAGTATATATCACCATTAACTATGGGTATAGCATTTTTAATATGGTATGTAGGCGAAGAAGTAATACCAAGTTTGACAGGTTATGGATTTAGCGGATATATGGCTGTTGCCATCATGGGATTATACATTGGTAACGTAGTCACTAAAAACCCGGCAAAAACCGAGGAACTTGACAATTTGGCAGAATTTGGTAACCATTTATCTGTGTTTATTAGAGTTCTAATATTCGTATTTTTGGGTGCAAGTATAAGTCTTACGGTATTGAAAGAATATGCCTTAATAGGTTCAGTTTGTGCATTAGCTGCTTTATTCATTGCTAGACCTATCGGTGTTTTAATAAGTACAGCATACCCTAACGTAAATACCCTCAAAGAAAGGGTTTACTTTGCTTTAGAGGCTCCTCGTGGAGTAGTTCCTGCAGCAATGGGTGCTATGATATATTCAAACATTATGGCAAATCCTTCCATAATACCATCCACAATAACCGCGTACATGCCTGCAGAAGCAATTGCAGGGTCCATATTGGTTACTACTTTTGTAACAATATTCTTCAGCGTAATTATTGAAGGTTCTTGGGCTTACCGTCTTGCTAATAAGCTATTTAATGTATAA
- a CDS encoding dicarboxylate/amino acid:cation symporter, producing the protein MNLLKAYLDYPVLNKILIGLILGTIAGMVFGESIAFLKPLGDLFIRLLKMLVIPIIVSTIIMGSASISPSRLERVGLKIVLFYLLTSAFAVIIGLALGNIFQPGMGLQLVADTTTMAVKQAPSLLDTFLNIVPTNPFSAIASGQVLPTIFFSVILGVALSYLIDSDNERISGSAKTFFKMFEALAEAMYLVVKGVMQYAPIGVFALMAYVMGTQGSTAIYSLFGITSVIFVGYALQIFVVYGLLLKVFKFNPLKFFNKVKDVIVTSFVTRSSSGTLPVTMEVADENLGVSKSIYSFTLPLGTTLNMDGTAIYQGVCVLFIANAIGMPLGFEQQMVVVLTALLASIGTAGVPGAGPIMLAMVLASIGISLENPSVAAAYAMILGIDAILDMGRTLVNVMGDTVGTTIVAKSENEVDNTKWE; encoded by the coding sequence ATGAATTTACTAAAAGCATATTTAGACTACCCTGTTTTAAATAAAATACTCATTGGACTTATTTTAGGTACAATTGCGGGTATGGTATTTGGCGAGTCTATAGCATTTTTAAAACCACTCGGGGATTTGTTTATACGTCTTTTAAAAATGTTAGTTATTCCCATTATAGTCTCCACAATTATTATGGGTTCTGCAAGCATTAGTCCTTCGAGATTAGAAAGAGTAGGTTTAAAAATAGTATTGTTTTATTTGTTAACTTCAGCTTTTGCCGTAATAATTGGTTTAGCATTAGGAAATATATTCCAACCAGGTATGGGCTTACAATTAGTCGCAGATACCACAACAATGGCTGTTAAGCAAGCACCTTCTTTATTGGATACATTCTTAAATATCGTACCAACAAATCCATTTTCCGCTATTGCGTCAGGACAGGTTTTACCTACAATCTTCTTCTCCGTAATATTGGGTGTAGCTTTAAGTTACCTTATCGATAGCGATAATGAAAGGATATCCGGCTCTGCAAAGACATTTTTCAAAATGTTTGAAGCATTAGCCGAAGCTATGTACTTGGTAGTTAAAGGTGTTATGCAGTATGCTCCAATAGGTGTTTTCGCACTTATGGCGTATGTTATGGGTACACAAGGAAGTACCGCTATTTATTCATTATTTGGCATTACATCTGTTATATTTGTAGGTTACGCACTACAAATATTCGTTGTTTACGGATTACTCCTTAAAGTATTCAAATTTAACCCTTTAAAATTCTTTAACAAAGTAAAAGATGTAATCGTAACTTCTTTTGTAACTAGAAGTTCAAGTGGTACTTTACCAGTTACAATGGAAGTAGCAGATGAAAATTTGGGCGTATCTAAGTCAATCTATTCATTTACATTGCCATTGGGTACAACTTTAAATATGGATGGTACAGCAATATATCAAGGTGTATGCGTGTTATTCATTGCAAATGCAATCGGAATGCCTTTGGGCTTTGAACAGCAAATGGTTGTTGTTTTAACCGCTTTATTGGCTTCAATAGGTACCGCAGGTGTTCCTGGTGCAGGACCTATCATGTTAGCAATGGTTCTTGCAAGTATCGGCATATCTTTGGAAAACCCGTCAGTAGCTGCAGCATATGCTATGATATTAGGAATTGACGCTATTTTGGACATGGGTAGAACCTTAGTAAATGTTATGGGTGATACTGTAGGTACAACAATCGTAGCAAAATCCGAAAATGAAGTAGACAATACAAAATGGGAATAA
- the rplJ gene encoding 50S ribosomal protein L16, with protein sequence MALRPGRCYREINKPSYTRKEYVRAVPQPRVVHYVMGNTATEFPVEYHLVSKTDCQIRHNALESARIAGNKFIQRECGRLGYKFHIRVYPHQILRENKMAAGAGADRISDGMRLSFGKATGTAARVRKGQEIITISTTVEKANIAKEALRRCSMKMPTPCKIELRKGSDLVKD encoded by the coding sequence ATGGCACTAAGACCAGGAAGATGTTACAGAGAAATAAACAAGCCTTCTTACACAAGAAAAGAATACGTAAGAGCTGTCCCACAACCAAGAGTAGTTCACTACGTTATGGGTAATACGGCTACAGAATTCCCAGTAGAATACCACTTAGTATCAAAAACTGACTGTCAGATTAGACACAACGCATTGGAATCAGCAAGGATTGCTGGTAACAAATTTATCCAAAGAGAATGCGGTAGATTAGGTTACAAATTCCATATTAGAGTTTACCCACACCAAATCTTAAGAGAAAATAAAATGGCTGCGGGAGCTGGTGCGGACAGGATTTCTGACGGTATGAGATTGTCATTTGGTAAAGCTACAGGTACAGCTGCAAGAGTTAGAAAAGGACAAGAAATCATTACCATTTCAACAACAGTTGAGAAAGCAAACATTGCAAAAGAAGCTTTAAGAAGATGTTCAATGAAAATGCCAACACCATGTAAAATTGAACTCAGAAAAGGTAGTGACTTAGTAAAAGATTAA
- a CDS encoding UPF0280 family protein → MESKNLEEFTTKLSIKETNILLKFKNTNANNNKNNNKNNKNDKFLKIAKDTIIKNRLILENYIKRNPIFLTSYEPLNLNQLDNSFLKSKNEEKLEIPKVLDYMIKGGQNADVGPMASVAGTFSQLVVEELVNNDCINPMAENGGDIYLKQNGKESDNKDTVVGLYAGKSNISGHLGFKLKKETLKKGYGICTSSGTVGHSVSLGNADAVVVFARNAYIADAAATAIGNYARGTSEEAISKCLERADEIPKIDGVFVAVGENVGIRGKLPKLVSTDKKETYGTTFELI, encoded by the coding sequence ATGGAATCAAAAAATTTAGAAGAATTTACAACAAAATTATCGATAAAAGAAACAAATATACTTTTAAAATTTAAAAATACGAATGCAAATAATAATAAAAATAATAATAAAAATAATAAAAACGATAAATTTTTAAAAATTGCAAAGGATACAATTATAAAAAATAGATTAATTCTCGAGAATTATATCAAAAGAAACCCCATATTTTTAACCTCTTACGAACCTTTAAATTTAAATCAATTGGATAATTCTTTTTTAAAATCCAAAAATGAAGAAAAATTAGAAATCCCAAAAGTGCTAGATTATATGATAAAAGGCGGTCAAAATGCAGATGTAGGGCCTATGGCAAGCGTTGCAGGTACTTTTAGTCAATTAGTGGTTGAAGAACTGGTTAATAACGATTGTATAAACCCTATGGCAGAAAATGGCGGAGATATTTACTTAAAACAGAATGGGAAAGAAAGTGATAACAAAGATACTGTAGTTGGGCTTTATGCCGGAAAATCTAATATAAGTGGACATTTGGGTTTTAAATTAAAAAAAGAAACTTTAAAAAAAGGTTATGGTATTTGTACTTCTTCGGGGACTGTTGGACATTCTGTTAGTTTGGGAAATGCAGATGCAGTCGTTGTATTTGCAAGAAACGCATATATCGCAGATGCAGCAGCAACAGCCATTGGAAACTATGCAAGGGGTACTTCAGAAGAAGCTATTTCAAAATGTCTTGAGCGTGCAGATGAAATTCCCAAAATCGACGGTGTTTTTGTAGCAGTGGGTGAAAATGTGGGCATACGTGGAAAATTGCCTAAATTAGTTAGTACAGATAAAAAAGAAACTTATGGTACTACATTTGAGTTAATTTAA
- a CDS encoding sodium:solute symporter family protein, translating into MDNIIIWVTISGYLLLMLFVSLYAKRFIKSSTDFLLAGRNLGIFLTTATLAATHYGGGFILGGAEHGVMSGLGGIWYGFACGFGLLLLGLFLAKPMRALALFTVPEVLELRYNCRSIRYISAFLSLVALIGIIAALVTGASSVFQVLGIDPFWGAIISTIIFITYTAASGLWAVALTDFIQVIIGSIGVILATALAFMKVGGVSGISTGLQTLQKANVLPISADQYFNFGSAGIGTIALILAGTTMYTLIGQDFYQRLFAAKNEVVAKNGAIIAGILLMVLSFLPALAGMAALVLSNDPAAILASPKTAIPQLMITVFGSGVGALFLAAILAAVMSTSDSLLTASTSHIVKDFYQPNNPDVDDKKILNLSIWSTILVGIFALIVSLKFDSILTLMVYSYDVYTSGVFIPLILGLVWKRATKEGALSGMIIGTLVSAGLIYAREANLFTNIVGGPWELIYAGSALVSLVVMVIVSLMTKPQPISPKLKEAFHKIQ; encoded by the coding sequence ATGGATAATATAATAATCTGGGTTACTATATCCGGCTATTTATTGTTAATGTTGTTCGTAAGTTTATACGCAAAAAGATTTATCAAAAGCTCAACCGACTTTTTACTCGCAGGTCGTAATTTAGGAATATTTTTAACAACTGCGACTTTAGCAGCTACGCACTACGGTGGAGGCTTCATATTGGGTGGTGCTGAACACGGTGTTATGTCTGGTTTAGGTGGTATCTGGTACGGTTTCGCTTGCGGTTTCGGTCTTTTATTATTGGGTTTATTCCTTGCAAAGCCAATGAGGGCTTTAGCATTGTTTACAGTTCCAGAAGTTTTAGAATTAAGGTACAACTGTAGAAGTATAAGGTATATATCCGCATTCTTATCATTGGTAGCTTTAATTGGAATCATTGCCGCTTTGGTTACTGGTGCTTCATCAGTTTTCCAAGTTCTAGGTATTGACCCATTCTGGGGTGCTATAATATCTACAATTATATTTATTACATATACTGCAGCGTCTGGTTTATGGGCCGTTGCATTAACCGACTTCATACAAGTTATTATTGGTAGCATTGGGGTTATATTAGCTACAGCATTAGCATTTATGAAAGTTGGTGGCGTAAGTGGAATATCAACAGGTTTACAAACATTGCAAAAAGCTAATGTTTTACCAATATCTGCAGACCAGTATTTTAACTTTGGTTCAGCAGGAATCGGAACCATTGCGCTTATTTTAGCCGGTACTACCATGTACACTTTGATAGGTCAAGATTTCTATCAGAGATTATTTGCTGCTAAAAATGAAGTAGTAGCTAAAAATGGTGCTATAATTGCAGGTATTTTATTAATGGTATTATCCTTCTTACCAGCTTTAGCAGGTATGGCTGCACTAGTTTTATCAAATGACCCTGCAGCAATACTTGCAAGTCCTAAAACAGCTATTCCTCAACTTATGATTACAGTATTTGGTAGTGGAGTAGGTGCTTTGTTCTTGGCTGCAATATTGGCTGCGGTTATGAGTACGTCAGACTCTTTATTGACTGCTTCAACATCACACATTGTAAAGGACTTCTACCAACCAAATAATCCGGATGTAGACGATAAAAAGATATTGAACTTATCAATTTGGAGTACCATATTAGTTGGTATTTTCGCATTAATCGTGTCATTAAAATTCGACAGTATTCTTACCTTAATGGTTTACTCATACGATGTTTATACCTCTGGTGTATTCATACCATTGATTTTGGGCTTAGTTTGGAAAAGAGCTACCAAAGAAGGCGCTTTATCAGGAATGATTATAGGTACTCTTGTAAGTGCAGGTTTAATCTATGCTAGGGAAGCTAATTTATTTACAAACATTGTTGGCGGACCTTGGGAGCTTATATATGCAGGTAGTGCCTTAGTTTCATTAGTTGTAATGGTTATCGTTAGTTTAATGACAAAACCTCAACCAATTAGTCCTAAATTAAAAGAAGCTTTCCATAAAATACAATAA
- a CDS encoding tyrosine-type recombinase/integrase, producing MNEESRNLANRYLNFLSARSKDTLKSYRASLNIFMNFFQEKSWETITIDDALFFYNNYRSHNGKPIQISTTIRRLTDVNRFYEWAIENKYLINNPLKLYVRTLRPQLKERQCLSKNQAKLLLSKIEDYHYYIFTLFLIKTGVRISEFINISLNDMDLSDRSIIIKSGKGNKDRYVFIDDELLLHIKQYLKYREFLNPKIDRLFLTKGGYKLSEGQISDYRRYLRTISKDILNIIVTPHVLRHTFGTLACESNMNIEILSKIMGHANVNTTMTYIHSSKEFRKKEFLRVMNNKDYL from the coding sequence ATGAACGAAGAATCAAGGAATTTAGCAAATAGATATTTAAACTTTTTATCTGCACGAAGTAAAGATACTTTAAAAAGTTATCGAGCTTCATTAAATATTTTTATGAACTTTTTCCAGGAAAAAAGTTGGGAAACTATAACCATCGACGATGCGTTATTTTTCTACAATAACTATCGAAGTCATAATGGAAAACCAATTCAGATAAGTACGACGATTAGACGTTTAACCGATGTAAATAGATTCTATGAATGGGCAATTGAAAATAAATATTTAATAAATAATCCTTTAAAGCTTTACGTACGGACTTTAAGACCGCAGTTAAAAGAAAGGCAATGTTTAAGTAAAAATCAAGCTAAACTATTACTTTCAAAAATCGAAGACTATCATTATTACATATTTACATTATTTCTTATAAAAACAGGCGTACGTATAAGTGAATTCATAAATATTTCGTTAAATGATATGGATTTATCGGATAGGTCGATTATAATCAAGAGCGGGAAAGGAAACAAGGACAGATACGTATTCATTGACGATGAATTATTACTTCACATAAAGCAATATTTAAAATATAGAGAATTTTTAAATCCTAAAATCGATAGATTGTTTTTAACCAAAGGCGGTTATAAACTTTCGGAGGGTCAAATATCCGATTATAGAAGATATTTAAGAACTATATCGAAAGATATCTTAAATATTATTGTAACTCCTCACGTACTACGCCATACATTTGGAACACTTGCATGTGAAAGCAATATGAATATTGAAATTCTTTCAAAAATAATGGGTCATGCAAACGTTAACACGACAATGACCTACATACATTCAAGTAAAGAGTTTAGAAAAAAAGAGTTTTTAAGAGTAATGAATAATAAAGACTATCTATAA
- a CDS encoding (5-formylfuran-3-yl)methyl phosphate synthase yields MIILVSPKNIEEAKEANAGGADIIDVKNPPEGSLGANFPWVIKETREVTPKDKLVSAAIGDVPFKPGTVTLAAYGAALSGADYVKVGLWGTRSYQEAVEVMKNVSKAVKSAGEDKIVVAAGYADAYRIGAVDPLVIPKVARDSGCDVAMLDTAVKDGKTLFDHLSIDLLKEFVEESHKYGLKVALAGSIKKEEIPMLKQINCDIVGVRGAACTKGDRNEGTIQRDLVEELVKICRE; encoded by the coding sequence GTGATTATACTCGTAAGTCCTAAAAATATTGAAGAAGCAAAAGAAGCTAACGCAGGAGGGGCAGATATCATAGATGTTAAAAACCCACCTGAAGGTTCATTAGGTGCAAATTTCCCTTGGGTAATCAAAGAAACAAGAGAAGTAACCCCTAAAGATAAATTAGTTAGTGCAGCAATTGGAGACGTACCATTTAAGCCAGGTACAGTTACTTTAGCAGCTTACGGTGCTGCTTTAAGTGGTGCAGACTATGTAAAAGTAGGTTTGTGGGGTACAAGGTCATACCAAGAAGCTGTAGAAGTTATGAAGAATGTTTCAAAAGCTGTTAAATCAGCCGGTGAAGATAAAATCGTTGTGGCTGCAGGATATGCTGATGCGTACAGAATTGGCGCTGTAGACCCATTGGTAATCCCAAAAGTAGCAAGAGATTCAGGCTGTGACGTTGCAATGTTAGATACTGCTGTTAAAGATGGAAAAACATTATTTGACCACTTAAGCATTGATTTGTTAAAAGAATTCGTAGAAGAATCACACAAATATGGTTTAAAAGTAGCATTGGCTGGCTCAATTAAAAAAGAAGAAATCCCAATGTTAAAACAGATTAACTGTGATATCGTAGGTGTCAGGGGCGCAGCTTGTACCAAAGGCGATAGAAACGAAGGAACTATTCAAAGAGACTTAGTTGAAGAATTAGTAAAAATATGTAGAGAATAA
- a CDS encoding 4-phosphopantoate--beta-alanine ligase has product MSMVPESHPRYKSLLNRGKVVDAFESGVLAKGGLIAHGRGETYDYLIGETTPKVAKEAIKASAAMLMLAKNPVISVNGNSIALAKDELIDLAAELNGKIEVNLFYRTEAREQKIKELFEKNESNNENYKNNKITILGIDDANKQMPNVDHLRGKVSEAGIYTADVVLVPLEDGDRAEALIEMGKKVIAIDLNPLSRTAQKSTITIVDELTRCIPLIKEEIINLKKQNLSNEELNQITKFDNNKALNEILKLISDKLTNK; this is encoded by the coding sequence ATGTCAATGGTTCCAGAATCACACCCAAGATACAAATCATTATTAAACAGAGGAAAAGTTGTAGATGCTTTTGAATCAGGAGTACTCGCAAAAGGCGGTTTAATTGCTCATGGAAGAGGCGAAACTTACGATTATCTTATAGGAGAAACTACCCCGAAAGTTGCAAAAGAAGCAATAAAAGCTAGTGCTGCAATGCTAATGCTTGCTAAAAACCCCGTAATATCTGTAAATGGTAACAGCATAGCACTCGCAAAAGATGAATTAATCGATTTAGCAGCAGAATTAAACGGAAAAATAGAAGTAAATTTATTTTACAGAACAGAAGCGCGAGAACAAAAAATTAAAGAACTGTTTGAAAAAAATGAAAGTAATAACGAGAATTATAAAAACAACAAAATAACAATCTTAGGAATCGATGATGCAAACAAACAAATGCCAAATGTTGACCATTTAAGGGGTAAAGTTTCAGAAGCGGGAATTTACACAGCCGATGTGGTTTTAGTACCATTAGAGGATGGGGATAGAGCCGAAGCACTCATAGAAATGGGTAAAAAAGTCATAGCAATTGATTTAAACCCTCTTTCAAGAACTGCGCAAAAATCAACAATTACAATCGTAGATGAACTTACAAGATGTATACCCCTCATAAAAGAAGAAATAATCAATTTAAAAAAGCAAAACTTATCAAACGAAGAATTAAACCAGATTACCAAATTTGATAATAACAAAGCATTAAACGAAATTTTAAAATTAATTTCCGATAAATTAACAAATAAATAA
- the cobK gene encoding precorrin-6A reductase, with the protein MKKDLKFNIWVRGGTSDATKIVQSLKDNLKDSINSINSVNNINNINLKIIVTTATDFGGEIAKINADKVISKPMPYEELKQKLITEEINYFIDATHPYAVKASDTGLKVCKELKITYIRYERPGSALEENLGKNDDKIIFAEDYEDAILKAFEVNKKESNIFFMAGIKNLKSVVELSETNGYDKNKIIARMLPVSVYEALKLLPSKNIVAMQGVFSKELNKHLILDYNCDVVITKDSGKSGGFYEKMEATKEAGATLIIVKRPVSKDSNEDSDLNQNYRLKFDKIEDLVDYFLNI; encoded by the coding sequence ATGAAAAAAGATTTAAAGTTTAATATATGGGTTAGGGGTGGCACAAGCGATGCTACAAAGATTGTGCAGAGTTTAAAGGATAATTTAAAAGATAGTATAAATAGTATAAATAGTGTAAATAATATAAATAATATAAATTTAAAAATAATTGTAACTACTGCAACAGATTTTGGTGGAGAAATTGCAAAAATAAACGCCGATAAGGTAATTTCTAAACCTATGCCCTATGAAGAATTGAAACAGAAATTAATAACGGAAGAAATAAATTATTTTATCGATGCTACCCATCCGTATGCTGTTAAAGCTAGCGATACAGGATTGAAGGTTTGTAAAGAACTAAAAATAACCTATATACGATATGAAAGACCAGGGAGTGCTTTAGAAGAAAATTTAGGAAAAAATGATGATAAAATAATTTTTGCAGAAGATTATGAAGATGCAATTCTTAAAGCATTTGAAGTTAATAAAAAAGAGTCCAATATATTCTTTATGGCAGGTATAAAAAACCTAAAAAGCGTAGTTGAACTTTCTGAAACTAATGGGTATGATAAAAATAAAATAATAGCTAGAATGTTACCTGTTTCTGTATATGAGGCGTTAAAACTTTTACCGTCTAAAAATATAGTTGCTATGCAGGGCGTATTTTCAAAAGAATTGAATAAACATTTAATCTTGGATTATAACTGCGATGTAGTCATAACAAAAGATAGCGGAAAATCTGGCGGGTTTTATGAAAAAATGGAAGCTACAAAAGAGGCAGGTGCTACTTTAATAATTGTAAAAAGACCAGTTTCTAAAGATTCTAACGAAGATAGTGATTTAAATCAAAATTACAGGTTAAAATTTGATAAAATAGAAGATTTAGTAGATTATTTTTTAAATATTTAA
- a CDS encoding CBS domain-containing protein, translating into MNVGEVMNPKIYKVSPEESLYTAFKTLHEKGVRRVFIEEENAIVGVVSYRDLVNVFVNKGVFELIDTKIKDFAIKDVLKISKNEDVAHAAQIMLHADVSGLLVIDEYENPVGVVSQTDVLRVLVREFEQ; encoded by the coding sequence ATGAACGTTGGCGAAGTAATGAACCCTAAAATATATAAAGTAAGCCCTGAAGAAAGTTTATATACTGCATTTAAGACTTTACACGAAAAAGGCGTTAGAAGAGTTTTTATTGAAGAAGAAAACGCTATTGTAGGTGTAGTTAGCTACAGAGATTTAGTAAATGTATTTGTAAACAAGGGTGTTTTTGAATTAATCGATACAAAAATAAAGGATTTTGCAATAAAAGACGTATTAAAAATAAGCAAAAATGAGGATGTCGCACACGCAGCTCAAATTATGTTACACGCTGACGTTTCCGGATTATTGGTAATTGATGAATATGAAAACCCTGTAGGCGTAGTTTCTCAAACTGACGTATTAAGAGTATTAGTTAGAGAATTTGAACAGTAA